One genomic window of Cupriavidus sp. P-10 includes the following:
- a CDS encoding H-NS histone family protein, with protein sequence MATYKELMAQKAALEAHLEEVRANEIASIIEQIQNLMAEYGLTVEDIAKRRRGRPAGSGAGKAKAGLPPKYRDPKTGKTWSGRGRTPSWLGRNPNKFLIAEEA encoded by the coding sequence ATGGCAACTTACAAAGAATTGATGGCGCAGAAGGCAGCTCTTGAGGCTCACCTGGAAGAGGTACGTGCGAATGAAATCGCCTCTATCATCGAGCAGATTCAGAATCTGATGGCGGAATATGGGCTGACTGTCGAAGATATTGCCAAACGTCGTCGTGGCCGTCCTGCCGGCAGCGGCGCTGGTAAGGCGAAAGCGGGATTGCCCCCGAAATACCGGGATCCGAAGACTGGCAAGACCTGGTCTGGCCGCGGCCGTACGCCGTCCTGGCTTGGCAGAAACCCTAACAA